Genomic window (Clostridia bacterium):
AACTCCGGGCCGAGATGGCCGGCGTGCTCGTCAGCTTCAGCGTCGCCGCCGGACAGGCGTTCCAGGCGGGCGACGAGGTCGCCGTGCTGGAGTCGATGAAGATGCAGATCCCGATCGTGGCCCCGGAGGGCGGAAGAGTGTCGGAGCTGGTCGCGGAGCCCGGCGCCTTCGTCAACGAGGGAGACGTGCTCTTCCGCTACGAGTGATCCGTTTCGCGACGCACCATGGGGAGGAACGGTCTTTTGGAGGACTCACTCGCCGCCCTTCGCGCGCGCATCACCGCCGGGGGCGCTCCGAAGTATCACGAACGCAACGCCGCACAGGGCAAGCTCTTCGCCCGGGAACGGATCCGGCTGCTGCTGGACCCCGACAGCCGGTTCGAGGAGGATGGCCTCTTCGCGAACGCGCTGGATCCAGAGCTTCCCGCCGACGGGGTGGTGACCGGCATCGGGCGCGTCCACGGCCGGCCGGTCTGCATCATGGCCAACGACTCCACGGTGAAGGCCGGTTCCTGGGGACGTCGCACGGTGGAGAAGATCCTGCGCATCCAGGAGCAGGCGGAGCGCCTTCGCGTGCCGCTGGTCTACCTGGTCGACAGCGCCGGGGCGCGCATCACCGATCAGGTCGAGATGTTCCCCGGCCGGCGAGGCGCGGGCCGCATCTTCTACAACCAGGTGCGCCTCTCTGGGGTCGTGCCGCAGATTTGCCTTCTTTTCGGCCCTTCGGCCGCCGGAGGCGCGTACATTCCGGCATTCTGCGACGTCGTGGTCATGGTGGAGGGCAACGCCAGCATGTACCTCGGCTCGCCACGGATGGCCGAGATGGTCATCGGCGAGAAGGTCTCGCTCGAGGAAATGGGCGGCGCGCGGATGCACTGCACCGTTTCCGGCTGCGGCGACGTCCTCGTCCCGAATGAGGAGGAGGCGATCGCCTGGGCCCGCCGGTACCTGGC
Coding sequences:
- a CDS encoding acetyl-CoA carboxylase biotin carboxyl carrier protein subunit, coding for MKELRAEMAGVLVSFSVAAGQAFQAGDEVAVLESMKMQIPIVAPEGGRVSELVAEPGAFVNEGDVLFRYE